The Equus quagga isolate Etosha38 chromosome 10, UCLA_HA_Equagga_1.0, whole genome shotgun sequence genome includes a region encoding these proteins:
- the CDK16 gene encoding cyclin-dependent kinase 16 isoform X1 — protein sequence MQSEVAMDRMKKIKRQLSMTLRGGRGVDKTNGAPEQIGLDESGGGGGSDLGEAPTRVAPGEPRSGRGPLSSAPEIVHEDLKMGSDGESDQASATSSDEVQSPVRVRMRNHPPRKISTEDINKRLSLPADIRLPEGYLEKLTLNSPIFDKPLSRRLRRVSLSEIGFGKLETYIKLDKLGEGTYATVYKGKSKLTDNLVALKEIRLEHEEGAPCTAIREVSLLKDLKHANIVTLHDIIHTEKSLTLVFEYLDKDLKQYLDDCGNVINMHNVKLFLFQLLRGLAYCHRQKVLHRDLKPQNLLINERGELKLADFGLARAKSIPTKTYSNEVVTLWYRPPDILLGSTDYSTQIDMWGVGCIFYEMATGRPLFPGSTVEEQLHFIFRILGTPTEETWPGILSNEEFKTYNYPKYRAEALLSHAPRSLCSCGRLDSDGADLLTKLLQFEGRNRISAEDAMKHPFFLSLGERIHKLPDTTSIFALKEIQLQKEANLRSSSMPDSGRPAFRVVDTEF from the exons ATGCAGTCCGAG GTCGCCATGGATCGGATGAAGAAGATCAAACGGCAGCTGTCAATGACACTCCGAGGGGGCCGAGGTGTAGATAAGACCAATGGTGCCCCTGAACAGATAGGCCTGGATgagagtggtggtggtggcggcagTGACCTTGGAGAGGCCCCCACACGTGTCGCTCCTGGGGAACCTCGCTCTGGACGGGGCCCACTCAGCTCTGCACCTG AGATTGTACACGAGGACTTGAAGATGGGGTCTGACGGGGAAAGTGACCAGGCTTCAGCCACGTCCTCGGATGAGGTGCAGTCGCCAGTGAGGGTGCGCATGCGCAACCATCCCCCACGCAAGATCTCCACTGAG GACATCAACAAGCGCCTATCACTACCAGCCGACATCCGGCTGCCCGAGGGCTACCTTGAGAAGCTAACCCTCAATAGCCCCATCTTCGACAAGCCCCTCAGCCGCCGCCTCCGCCGTGTCAGCCTG TCTGAGATTGGCTTTGGGAAACTGGAGACCTACATCAAGCTGGACAAGCTGGGCGAG GGTACCTATGCCACCGTCTACAAAGGCAAAAGCAAGCTCACAGACAACCTTGTGGCACTCAAAGAGATCAGACTGGAACACGAAGAGGGGGCACCCTGCACCGCCATCCGGGAAG TGTCCCTACTCAAGGACCTCAAACATGCCAACATCGTCACGCTACACGACATTATCCACACGGAGAAGTCCCTCACCCTTGTCTTTGAGTACCTG GACAAGGACCTGAAGCAGTACCTGGATGACTGTGGGAACGTCATCAACATGCACAACGTGAAA CTGTTCCTGTTCCAGCTGCTCCGTGGCCTGGCCTACTGCCACCGGCAGAAGGTGCTACACCGAGACCTCAAGCCCCAGAACCTGCTCATCAATGAGAGAGGAGAGCTCAAGTTGGCTGACTTTG GCCTGGCCCGGGCCAAGTCAATTCCAACAAAGACCTACTCCAACGAGGTGGTGACACTGTGGTACCGGCCCCCTGACATCCTGCTTGGGTCCACAGACTACTCCACCCAGATTGACATGTG ggGTGTGGGCTGCATCTTCTATGAGatggccacgggccggcccctcttcccGGGCTCCACAGTTGAGGAACAGCTGCACTTCATCTTCCGCATCTTGG GAACCCCAACTGAGGAGACATGGCCAGGCATCCTGTCCAACGAAGAGTTCAAGACATACAACTACCCCAAGTACCGAGCCGAGGCCCTTTTGAGCCATGCACCCCG GTCCCTTTGTTCTTGCGGTAGACTTGACAGCGATGGGGCTGACCTCCTCACCAAGTTGCTGCAG TTTGAAGGTCGCAATCGGATCTCCGCAGAGGACGCCATGAAACATCCATTCTTCCTCAGTCTAGGGGAGCGGATCCACAAACTTCCTGACA CTACTTCCATATTTGCACTAAAGGAGATCCAGCTACAAAAGGAGGCCAACCTTCGGTCTTCGTCAATGCCTGACTCAG GCAGGCCAGCTTTCCGTGTGGTGGACACCGAGTTCTAA
- the CDK16 gene encoding cyclin-dependent kinase 16 isoform X3 codes for MQSEVAMDRMKKIKRQLSMTLRGGRGVDKTNGAPEQIGLDESGGGGGSDLGEAPTRVAPGEPRSGRGPLSSAPEIVHEDLKMGSDGESDQASATSSDEVQSPVRVRMRNHPPRKISTEDINKRLSLPADIRLPEGYLEKLTLNSPIFDKPLSRRLRRVSLSEIGFGKLETYIKLDKLGEGTYATVYKGKSKLTDNLVALKEIRLEHEEGAPCTAIREVSLLKDLKHANIVTLHDIIHTEKSLTLVFEYLDKDLKQYLDDCGNVINMHNVKLFLFQLLRGLAYCHRQKVLHRDLKPQNLLINERGELKLADFGLARAKSIPTKTYSNEVVTLWYRPPDILLGSTDYSTQIDMWGVGCIFYEMATGRPLFPGSTVEEQLHFIFRILGTPTEETWPGILSNEEFKTYNYPKYRAEALLSHAPRLDSDGADLLTKLLQFEGRNRISAEDAMKHPFFLSLGERIHKLPDTTSIFALKEIQLQKEANLRSSSMPDSGRPAFRVVDTEF; via the exons ATGCAGTCCGAG GTCGCCATGGATCGGATGAAGAAGATCAAACGGCAGCTGTCAATGACACTCCGAGGGGGCCGAGGTGTAGATAAGACCAATGGTGCCCCTGAACAGATAGGCCTGGATgagagtggtggtggtggcggcagTGACCTTGGAGAGGCCCCCACACGTGTCGCTCCTGGGGAACCTCGCTCTGGACGGGGCCCACTCAGCTCTGCACCTG AGATTGTACACGAGGACTTGAAGATGGGGTCTGACGGGGAAAGTGACCAGGCTTCAGCCACGTCCTCGGATGAGGTGCAGTCGCCAGTGAGGGTGCGCATGCGCAACCATCCCCCACGCAAGATCTCCACTGAG GACATCAACAAGCGCCTATCACTACCAGCCGACATCCGGCTGCCCGAGGGCTACCTTGAGAAGCTAACCCTCAATAGCCCCATCTTCGACAAGCCCCTCAGCCGCCGCCTCCGCCGTGTCAGCCTG TCTGAGATTGGCTTTGGGAAACTGGAGACCTACATCAAGCTGGACAAGCTGGGCGAG GGTACCTATGCCACCGTCTACAAAGGCAAAAGCAAGCTCACAGACAACCTTGTGGCACTCAAAGAGATCAGACTGGAACACGAAGAGGGGGCACCCTGCACCGCCATCCGGGAAG TGTCCCTACTCAAGGACCTCAAACATGCCAACATCGTCACGCTACACGACATTATCCACACGGAGAAGTCCCTCACCCTTGTCTTTGAGTACCTG GACAAGGACCTGAAGCAGTACCTGGATGACTGTGGGAACGTCATCAACATGCACAACGTGAAA CTGTTCCTGTTCCAGCTGCTCCGTGGCCTGGCCTACTGCCACCGGCAGAAGGTGCTACACCGAGACCTCAAGCCCCAGAACCTGCTCATCAATGAGAGAGGAGAGCTCAAGTTGGCTGACTTTG GCCTGGCCCGGGCCAAGTCAATTCCAACAAAGACCTACTCCAACGAGGTGGTGACACTGTGGTACCGGCCCCCTGACATCCTGCTTGGGTCCACAGACTACTCCACCCAGATTGACATGTG ggGTGTGGGCTGCATCTTCTATGAGatggccacgggccggcccctcttcccGGGCTCCACAGTTGAGGAACAGCTGCACTTCATCTTCCGCATCTTGG GAACCCCAACTGAGGAGACATGGCCAGGCATCCTGTCCAACGAAGAGTTCAAGACATACAACTACCCCAAGTACCGAGCCGAGGCCCTTTTGAGCCATGCACCCCG ACTTGACAGCGATGGGGCTGACCTCCTCACCAAGTTGCTGCAG TTTGAAGGTCGCAATCGGATCTCCGCAGAGGACGCCATGAAACATCCATTCTTCCTCAGTCTAGGGGAGCGGATCCACAAACTTCCTGACA CTACTTCCATATTTGCACTAAAGGAGATCCAGCTACAAAAGGAGGCCAACCTTCGGTCTTCGTCAATGCCTGACTCAG GCAGGCCAGCTTTCCGTGTGGTGGACACCGAGTTCTAA
- the CDK16 gene encoding cyclin-dependent kinase 16 isoform X2 yields MDRMKKIKRQLSMTLRGGRGVDKTNGAPEQIGLDESGGGGGSDLGEAPTRVAPGEPRSGRGPLSSAPEIVHEDLKMGSDGESDQASATSSDEVQSPVRVRMRNHPPRKISTEDINKRLSLPADIRLPEGYLEKLTLNSPIFDKPLSRRLRRVSLSEIGFGKLETYIKLDKLGEGTYATVYKGKSKLTDNLVALKEIRLEHEEGAPCTAIREVSLLKDLKHANIVTLHDIIHTEKSLTLVFEYLDKDLKQYLDDCGNVINMHNVKLFLFQLLRGLAYCHRQKVLHRDLKPQNLLINERGELKLADFGLARAKSIPTKTYSNEVVTLWYRPPDILLGSTDYSTQIDMWGVGCIFYEMATGRPLFPGSTVEEQLHFIFRILGTPTEETWPGILSNEEFKTYNYPKYRAEALLSHAPRSLCSCGRLDSDGADLLTKLLQFEGRNRISAEDAMKHPFFLSLGERIHKLPDTTSIFALKEIQLQKEANLRSSSMPDSGRPAFRVVDTEF; encoded by the exons ATGGATCGGATGAAGAAGATCAAACGGCAGCTGTCAATGACACTCCGAGGGGGCCGAGGTGTAGATAAGACCAATGGTGCCCCTGAACAGATAGGCCTGGATgagagtggtggtggtggcggcagTGACCTTGGAGAGGCCCCCACACGTGTCGCTCCTGGGGAACCTCGCTCTGGACGGGGCCCACTCAGCTCTGCACCTG AGATTGTACACGAGGACTTGAAGATGGGGTCTGACGGGGAAAGTGACCAGGCTTCAGCCACGTCCTCGGATGAGGTGCAGTCGCCAGTGAGGGTGCGCATGCGCAACCATCCCCCACGCAAGATCTCCACTGAG GACATCAACAAGCGCCTATCACTACCAGCCGACATCCGGCTGCCCGAGGGCTACCTTGAGAAGCTAACCCTCAATAGCCCCATCTTCGACAAGCCCCTCAGCCGCCGCCTCCGCCGTGTCAGCCTG TCTGAGATTGGCTTTGGGAAACTGGAGACCTACATCAAGCTGGACAAGCTGGGCGAG GGTACCTATGCCACCGTCTACAAAGGCAAAAGCAAGCTCACAGACAACCTTGTGGCACTCAAAGAGATCAGACTGGAACACGAAGAGGGGGCACCCTGCACCGCCATCCGGGAAG TGTCCCTACTCAAGGACCTCAAACATGCCAACATCGTCACGCTACACGACATTATCCACACGGAGAAGTCCCTCACCCTTGTCTTTGAGTACCTG GACAAGGACCTGAAGCAGTACCTGGATGACTGTGGGAACGTCATCAACATGCACAACGTGAAA CTGTTCCTGTTCCAGCTGCTCCGTGGCCTGGCCTACTGCCACCGGCAGAAGGTGCTACACCGAGACCTCAAGCCCCAGAACCTGCTCATCAATGAGAGAGGAGAGCTCAAGTTGGCTGACTTTG GCCTGGCCCGGGCCAAGTCAATTCCAACAAAGACCTACTCCAACGAGGTGGTGACACTGTGGTACCGGCCCCCTGACATCCTGCTTGGGTCCACAGACTACTCCACCCAGATTGACATGTG ggGTGTGGGCTGCATCTTCTATGAGatggccacgggccggcccctcttcccGGGCTCCACAGTTGAGGAACAGCTGCACTTCATCTTCCGCATCTTGG GAACCCCAACTGAGGAGACATGGCCAGGCATCCTGTCCAACGAAGAGTTCAAGACATACAACTACCCCAAGTACCGAGCCGAGGCCCTTTTGAGCCATGCACCCCG GTCCCTTTGTTCTTGCGGTAGACTTGACAGCGATGGGGCTGACCTCCTCACCAAGTTGCTGCAG TTTGAAGGTCGCAATCGGATCTCCGCAGAGGACGCCATGAAACATCCATTCTTCCTCAGTCTAGGGGAGCGGATCCACAAACTTCCTGACA CTACTTCCATATTTGCACTAAAGGAGATCCAGCTACAAAAGGAGGCCAACCTTCGGTCTTCGTCAATGCCTGACTCAG GCAGGCCAGCTTTCCGTGTGGTGGACACCGAGTTCTAA
- the UBA1 gene encoding ubiquitin-like modifier-activating enzyme 1, which translates to MSSSPLSKKRRVSGPDPKPGSNCSPAHSVLSEVPSVPTNGMAKNGSEADIDEGLYSRQLYVLGHEAMKRLQTSSVLVSGLRGLGVEIAKNIILGGVKAVTLHDQGTAQWADLSSQFYLREEDIGKNRAEVSQPRLAELNSYVPVSAYTGPLVEDFLTGFQVVVLTNTPLEDQLRVGEFCHSRGIKLVVADTRGLFGQLFCDFGEEMILTDSNGEQPLSAMVSMVTKDSPGVVTCLDEARHGFESGDFVSFSEVQGMIELNGSQPMEIKVLGPYTFSICDTSNFSDYIRGGIVSQVKVPKKISFKSLLASLAEPDFVMTDFAKYSRPAQLHIGFQALHQFCAQHGRPPRPRNEEDAAELVTLAQAVNARALPAVQQDNLDEDLIRKLAYVAAGDLAPINAFIGGLAAQEVMKACSGKFMPIMQWLYFDALECLPEDKEALTEDKCLPRQNRYDGQVAVFGSDLQEKLGKQKYFLVGAGAIGCELLKNFAMIGLGCREGGEIVVTDMDTIEKSNLNRQFLFRPWDVTKLKSDTAAAAVRQMNPHIQVTSHQNRVGPDTERIYDDDFFQNLDGVANALDNVDARMYMDRRCVYYRKPLLESGTLGTKGNVQVVIPFLTESYNSSQDPPEKSIPICTLKNFPNAIEHTLQWARDEFEGLFKQPAENVNQYLTDPKFVERTLRLAGTQPLEVLEAVQRSLVLQRPQTWADCVTWACHHWHTQYSNNIRQLLHNFPPDQLTSSGAPFWSGPKRCPHPLTFDVNNPLHLDYVMAAANLFAQAYGLMGSRDRAAVATLLQSVQVPEFTPKSGVKIHVSDQELQSANASVDDSRLEELKATLPSPEKLRGFKMYPIDFEKDDDSNFHMDFIVAASNLRAENYDIPPADRHKSKLIAGKIIPAIATTTAAVVGLVCLELYKVVQGHRQLDSYKNGFLNLALPFFGFSEPLAAPRHQYYNQEWTLWDRFEVQGLQPNGEEMTLKQFLDFFKTEHKLEITMLSQGVSMLYSFFMPAAKLKERLDQPMTEIVSRVSKRKLGRHVRALVLELCCNDESGEDVEVPYVRYTIR; encoded by the exons ATGTCCAGCTCGCCGCTGTCCAAGAAACGTCGCGTGTCCGGGCCTGATCCAAAGCCGGGTTCTAACTGTTCCCCTGCTCACTCCGTGTTGTCCGAAGTGCCCTCGGTGCCAACCAAC GGAATGGCGAAGAACGGCAGTGAAGCAGACATAGATGAGGGCCTTTACTCCCGGCAGCT GTACGTGTTGGGCCACGAAGCAATGAAGCGGCTCCAGACATCCAGCGTACTGGTATCAGGCCTTCGGGGCCTGGGCGTGGAAATTGCCAAGAACATCATCCTTGGTGGGGTCAAGGCTGTCACCCTACATGACCAGGGCACTGCCCAGTGGGCTGACCTCTCCTCCCAG TTCTACCTGCGGGAGGAGGACATCGGTAAAAACCGGGCTGAGGTCTCACAGCCCCGCCTTGCTGAGCTCAACAGCTACGTGCCTGTCAGCGCCTATACCGGGCCCCTCGTCGAGGACTTCCTTACTGGCTTCCAG GTGGTGGTCCTCACCAACACCCCCCTGGAGGACCAGCTGCGGGTGGGTGAGTTCTGTCATAGCCGTGGCATCAAGCTGGTGGTGGCAGACACGAGGGGCCTATTTGG GCAGCTCTTCTGTGACTTTGGAGAGGAAATGATCCTCACAGATTCCAATGGGGAGCAGCCACTCAGTGCTATGGTTTCTATGGTCACCAAG GACAGCCCCGGTGTGGTTACCTGCCTGGATGAGGCTCGACATGGGTTTGAGAGTGGCGACTTTGTCTCCTTTTCAGAAGTACAGGGCATGATTGAACTCAACGGAAGTCAGCCCATGGAGATCAAAGTCCTGG GTCCTTACACCTTTAGCATTTGTGACACCTCCAACTTCTCCGACTACATCCGTGGAGGCATTGTCAGTCAGGTCAAAGTACCTAAGAAGATCAGCTTT AAATCATTGCTGGCTTCACTGGCAGAGCCGGACTTTGTGATGACAGATTTCGCCAAGTATTCCCGCCCTGCCCAGCTGCACATTGGCTTCCAGGCCCTACACCAGTTCTGTGCTCAGCACGGTCGGCCCCCTCGGCCTCGCAATgag GAGGATGCAGCAGAGCTGGTGACCCTAGCACAGGCTGTGAATGCTCGAGCCCTGCCAGCAGTGCAGCAGGACAACCTGGATGAAGACCTCATCCGGAAGCTGGCATATGTGGCTGCAGGGGATCTGGCGCCCATAAACGCCTTCATTGGGGGCCTGGCTGCCCAGGAGGTCATGAAG GCCTGCTCTGGGAAGTTCATGCCCATCATGCAGTGGCTATACTTTGATGCCCTGGAGTGTCTCCCTGAGGACAAAGAGGCTCTCACAGAGGACAAGTGCCTGCCG CGCCAGAATCGTTATGATGGGCAGGTGGCTGTATTTGGCTCAGACCTGCAGGAAAAGTTGGGCAAACAGAAATACTTCCTG GTGGGTGCAGGGGCCATTGGCTGTGAACTCCTCAAGAACTTTGCCATGATTGGGCTGGGCTGCAGAGAGGGTGGAGAAATCGTTGTCACAGACATGGACACCATTGAGAAGTCAAATCTGAACCGACAGTTTCTGTTCCGGCCCTGGGACGTCACG AAGTTGAAGTCTGACACGGCCGCAGCAGCTGTGCGCCAGATGAATCCACACATCCAGGTGACAAGCCACCAGAACCGTGTGGGCCCTGACACGGAGCGTATCTATGATGACGATTTCTTCCAAAACCTGGATGGTGTGGCCAATGCCCTGGACAACGTGGATGCCC GCATGTACATGGATCGCCGCTGTGTGTACTACCGTAAGCCACTGCTGGAGTCAGGCACACTGGGCACCAAGGGCAACGTGCAGGTGGTGATCCCCTTCCTAACAGAGTCATACAACTCTAGCCAGGACCCACCTGAGAAGTCCATCCCCATCTGCACGCTGAAGAACTTCCCCAACGCCATCGAGCACACCCTGCAG TGGGCTCGGGATGAGTTTGAAGGCCTCTTCAAGCAGCCAGCAGAAAACGTCAACCAGTACCTCAC AGACCCCAAGTTTGTGGAGCGGACCCTGCGGCTGGCAGGCACCCAACCCCTGGAGGTGCTGGAGGCCGTGCAGCGCAGCCTGGTGCTGCAGCGGCCACAGACCTGGGCCGACTGTGTGACCTGGGCCTGCCACCACTGGCACACCCAATACTCGAACAACATCCGGCAGCTGCTGCACAACTTTCCTCCCGACCAG CTCACAAGCTCGGGAGCTCCATTCTGGTCTGGGCCCAAACGCTGTCCGCACCCGCTCACCTTTGATGTCAACAAT cccctgcacCTGGACTACGTCATGGCTGCTGCCAACCTGTTTGCCCAGGCCTACGGGCTGATGGGCTCTCGGGACCGAGCTGCTGTGGCCACACTCCTACAGTCTGTGCAGGTCCCCGAGTTCACTCCCAAGTCTGGCGTCAAGATTCACGTCTCTGACCAGGAGCTGCAGAGCGCCAATGCCTCTGTTG ATGACAGCCGTCTAGAGGAGCTCAAGGCCACACTGCCCAGTCCAGAAAAGCTCCGTGGGTTCAAGATGTACCCCATCGACTTTGAGAAG GATGATGACAGCAACTTCCATATGGATTTCATTGTGGCTGCATCCAATCTCCGGGCAGAGAACTATGACATTCCCCCTGCAGACCGGCACAAG AGCAAGCTGATTGCAGGGAAGATAATCCCAGCCATTGCCACGACCACAGCAGCTGTGGTTGGTCTTGTGTGTCTGGAGCTCTACAAGGTGGTGCAGGGGCACCGACAGCTTGACTCCTACAAGAATGGTTTCCTCAACTTGGCCCTGCCCTTCTTCGGCTTCTCTGAACCCCTTGCCGCACCCCGTCACCAG TACTATAACCAAGAGTGGACGTTGTGGGATCGCTTTGAGGTACAGGGGCTGCAGCCTAATGGTGAAGAGATGACCCTCAAACAGTTCCTTGACTTCTTCAAG ACAGAGCATAAATTGGAGATCACCATGCTGTCCCAGGGTGTGTCTATGCTCTACTCCTTCTTCATGCCAGCCGCCAAGCTCAAGGAACGGTTGGATCAGCC GATGACAGAGATCGTAAGCCGTGTGTCGAAGCGAAAGCTGGGCCGCCATGTGCGGGCGCTGGTGCTTGAGCTGTGCTGCAACGACGAGAGCGGCgaggatgttgaggtcccctatgtACGATACACCATTCGCTGA